One genomic segment of Pseudanabaena sp. ABRG5-3 includes these proteins:
- a CDS encoding class I SAM-dependent methyltransferase, with protein sequence METKTHWENVYETKDSTEVSWFQEHPEVSLQFIEPSNVDKSGQIIDIGGGASTLADNLLARNYHNITVLDISSVALQLARERIGSQSEVINWLVADITQVQLPHNFYDVWHDRAVFHFLTNAADRQQYVKTVMSSVKTGGHVVIATFAIDGPSRCSGLEIVRYNSDSLHNEFGNNFDLVHTTNESHKTPFGIEQKFIYCYFRKC encoded by the coding sequence ATGGAAACTAAAACTCACTGGGAAAACGTTTACGAAACAAAAGATTCTACAGAGGTAAGCTGGTTTCAGGAACATCCTGAAGTTTCGTTGCAGTTTATCGAGCCCTCCAATGTTGATAAATCAGGTCAAATTATCGATATTGGTGGTGGGGCTTCCACTTTAGCGGATAACTTATTGGCTAGGAATTATCATAACATCACAGTTCTAGACATTTCATCAGTAGCCCTTCAGTTAGCACGAGAACGAATTGGCTCTCAATCAGAAGTTATTAATTGGCTAGTAGCCGACATTACTCAAGTTCAACTGCCGCATAATTTTTATGATGTCTGGCATGATCGTGCTGTTTTCCACTTTCTCACCAACGCTGCCGACCGTCAGCAATATGTAAAAACTGTCATGTCTTCAGTTAAAACTGGTGGTCATGTTGTTATTGCTACTTTCGCTATTGATGGGCCATCGCGTTGTAGCGGATTAGAAATCGTTCGTTACAATTCTGATAGCTTGCATAACGAGTTTGGGAATAACTTTGATTTAGTGCATACCACCAATGAATCCCACAAAACGCCATTTGGAATAGAGCAAAAGTTTATATATTGCTACTTTCGCAAATGTTAA
- a CDS encoding heavy metal translocating P-type ATPase — MSSSCCGEDEPKNHKNHDHVHDDDDHDHSHGSSEFDLKKEVIPVVVVTALLLLGSIYNEPLHNTPYAFAEYLVLIPAYLLSGWNVLTIAGKNILKGRFFDENFLMTIATLGAIAIHQLPEAVGVMLFFKVGELFQDYAVGNSRRSIKAVLEVRPDYANLKVNGVITKTSPNKVKIGDVITVTAGEKIPLDGTIIDGTSQIDTSALTGESVPRSVKVGDVSLAGTINKTGILDIQVTKLFGESSIAKILDLVENASSKKAETEKLITKFAKIYTPIVVFVSLAIAIIPPLVIPNATSAEWVYRALVILVISCPCGLVISIPLGYFGGIGGAAKKGILIKGSTFLDVLNDVKTVVSDKTGTLTKGTFLVTQIVTANGFSQDELLSIAAHIEAQSTHPIAQSIKEAYKGELDLTKVTDYEEIAGHGIRAMVGDRLVIAGNDRLLHRENIVHDTCQVSGSVVHLAIDTKYAGYIIAADEIKDDAVKAIQALHQIGIKRVIMLSGDNDGVAADIAGRLGLDSYVAELLPEGKVKAFEEILSKSGKNEKIIYVGDGINDAPVLARADVGMAMGGLGSDAAIETADVVIMNDSPSKIAEAIQIARKTHSIVWQNIIFALSIKAVFLVLGAFGVATMWEAVFADVGVALAAIANATRVLK; from the coding sequence ATGTCAAGTAGTTGTTGCGGTGAAGATGAGCCGAAAAATCACAAGAATCACGATCATGTCCATGATGATGACGACCACGATCATAGTCATGGGTCTAGTGAGTTCGATCTTAAAAAGGAAGTAATTCCAGTGGTTGTGGTGACTGCCCTGTTGTTGTTGGGTTCTATTTACAACGAACCTCTGCATAATACTCCTTATGCTTTTGCCGAGTATTTGGTTCTGATTCCTGCATATTTATTAAGTGGTTGGAATGTGCTGACGATCGCGGGCAAGAATATTCTCAAAGGCAGATTTTTTGATGAGAATTTCTTGATGACCATTGCCACATTAGGGGCAATCGCTATTCATCAATTACCTGAAGCTGTCGGCGTGATGCTGTTTTTTAAGGTGGGAGAACTGTTTCAAGACTATGCTGTCGGCAATTCAAGGCGATCAATTAAAGCCGTTTTAGAAGTCCGTCCCGACTATGCCAATCTGAAAGTGAATGGTGTGATTACCAAGACTTCTCCTAACAAAGTCAAGATCGGCGACGTGATTACGGTGACCGCAGGAGAAAAGATTCCCCTTGATGGCACTATAATTGACGGAACTTCTCAAATCGATACTTCTGCTCTCACAGGTGAATCTGTGCCGCGTTCTGTCAAAGTAGGTGATGTTTCCCTTGCAGGAACGATCAATAAAACTGGGATTTTGGACATTCAAGTCACCAAATTATTTGGAGAATCTTCGATCGCTAAAATTCTTGACCTAGTAGAAAATGCTAGTAGCAAAAAGGCAGAAACTGAGAAATTAATTACCAAGTTCGCGAAGATCTATACACCAATTGTAGTGTTTGTTTCTTTGGCGATCGCCATTATTCCACCCCTAGTTATTCCCAACGCAACTTCGGCTGAATGGGTATATCGCGCCTTAGTAATTTTGGTGATTTCTTGTCCTTGTGGTCTGGTGATTAGTATTCCTCTAGGCTACTTTGGCGGCATTGGTGGGGCGGCAAAGAAAGGCATTTTAATTAAAGGTTCGACATTCTTAGATGTATTGAACGATGTGAAAACGGTTGTTTCCGATAAAACAGGAACTTTGACGAAGGGAACCTTTCTCGTCACGCAGATTGTAACTGCGAATGGATTTAGCCAAGATGAATTATTATCTATTGCTGCTCATATCGAAGCGCAGTCTACACATCCGATCGCGCAATCGATTAAAGAAGCATATAAAGGAGAACTGGATTTAACCAAAGTTACTGATTATGAAGAAATTGCAGGGCATGGCATTCGGGCGATGGTTGGAGATCGCCTTGTGATTGCAGGTAATGATCGCCTGCTCCATCGAGAAAATATTGTTCATGATACTTGTCAAGTCTCTGGCAGTGTAGTTCATCTTGCCATAGATACGAAATACGCAGGTTACATCATCGCTGCTGATGAAATTAAAGATGATGCAGTAAAAGCAATTCAAGCTTTGCACCAGATTGGCATCAAGCGAGTGATTATGCTCTCTGGTGATAACGATGGTGTCGCTGCTGATATCGCTGGCAGATTAGGACTCGATTCCTATGTAGCAGAATTGTTGCCAGAAGGTAAAGTCAAGGCTTTCGAGGAGATTCTCAGTAAATCAGGCAAAAACGAAAAAATCATCTATGTTGGTGATGGCATCAATGATGCGCCAGTACTAGCCAGAGCGGATGTTGGTATGGCGATGGGTGGTTTGGGTTCCGATGCCGCGATCGAAACGGCAGATGTGGTGATTATGAATGATTCTCCTAGCAAGATTGCCGAAGCAATTCAAATTGCGCGTAAAACCCACAGTATTGTCTGGCAAAATATCATCTTCGCATTGAGTATCAAAGCCGTATTCCTCGTGCTTGGAGCTTTCGGCGTGGCAACTATGTGGGAAGCAGTTTTTGCGGATGTTGGTGTGGCTTTAGCCGCGATCGCTAATGCGACTAGAGTTTTGAAATAG
- a CDS encoding ArsR/SmtB family transcription factor: MPAKSKTQPIKTDDAPNCEIHLVHLDKVVACQSEIFSPKQAQQMADFFAVLSDPHRLRLISALAGQELCVCDLAVAMKMSDSAVSHQLRILRSARLVTYRKEGRNVYYSLADEHIVNLYREVANHLKEVYPQTS, translated from the coding sequence ATGCCAGCCAAGTCGAAAACACAGCCTATAAAAACTGATGATGCACCAAACTGTGAGATTCATCTGGTGCATCTAGATAAGGTGGTTGCTTGTCAGTCTGAGATATTCTCGCCCAAACAAGCACAACAGATGGCAGATTTTTTTGCGGTGCTGTCCGACCCTCATCGACTGCGGCTCATATCTGCTCTGGCAGGACAAGAATTATGTGTTTGTGATTTGGCTGTAGCGATGAAAATGAGTGATTCTGCGGTGTCCCATCAACTGCGAATTTTGCGATCAGCGAGATTGGTCACGTACCGTAAAGAAGGGCGTAATGTTTACTACAGCCTTGCAGATGAGCATATTGTCAATCTTTACCGAGAAGTTGCCAATCATTTGAAAGAAGTCTATCCACAAACTAGTTAG
- a CDS encoding multicopper oxidase family protein, which yields MNFINRRRFLSLSAGATGSVLLTQCNLASTSMSLPQKTNGAEVFTTNSDGLLDVALEARPSLIELGQQQGSLLTYNGQIPGPRLEAKAGDSVRIRFTNKLSQTSNLHYHGLHIPPTGKADNAFLAVPSGETETYEFTLPKNHPAGTFFYHPHIHEMVAEQVFGGLGGIFIVRGALDEIPEIRAAKEEFLFLKDFALDANGKIPVPNHMDVMRGREGAILTVNGQVNPTFSLASGGLLRFRMINASTSRFYRLSLEDHPFYLIATDGGAIAEPVELKELLLSPGERAEVLVRGDRTPEQYRLLNLPYDRGGFAMMGGMNNGGMMMGNPVTGSSTTQVIATIAYKDSLANPLPLPQKLIPVEILPQPVKTRRIEMSMAMGTGMGMQMTFLLNGKTFDMNRVDTAVKLGTTEDWEIANVDPDGMEHSFHLHINPFQVIDRNGKPDPYRSWKDTLRVGGKETVRIRIPFRDFAGKTVYHCHVLDHEDLGMMGIVDMEA from the coding sequence ATGAATTTCATCAATCGCCGTCGGTTTCTCTCCCTTAGTGCTGGTGCTACTGGATCTGTACTCTTAACCCAATGCAATTTGGCTAGTACCTCAATGTCACTGCCTCAAAAAACTAATGGTGCTGAAGTATTTACAACTAATTCCGACGGTTTATTAGATGTGGCTTTAGAAGCACGACCCAGTCTCATCGAATTGGGGCAACAACAGGGCAGCTTATTGACCTATAACGGACAAATTCCAGGACCAAGATTAGAAGCAAAAGCTGGGGACTCTGTTCGCATCCGTTTTACTAACAAGTTATCTCAAACCTCAAACCTTCATTATCACGGGTTACACATTCCGCCCACAGGAAAAGCTGACAATGCTTTTCTTGCAGTTCCCTCTGGTGAAACTGAAACCTATGAATTTACCCTACCGAAAAATCATCCTGCGGGAACATTTTTCTATCATCCCCATATCCATGAAATGGTTGCAGAACAAGTCTTTGGTGGCTTAGGAGGCATCTTTATTGTGCGTGGTGCATTGGATGAAATTCCTGAAATTCGAGCTGCTAAAGAAGAGTTTTTGTTTTTGAAAGATTTTGCCCTTGATGCGAATGGCAAAATTCCTGTTCCCAATCATATGGATGTTATGCGCGGACGGGAAGGAGCAATTCTTACCGTTAATGGACAAGTAAATCCCACATTTTCTTTAGCCTCTGGCGGTTTGTTGCGCTTTCGGATGATCAATGCTTCAACATCCCGTTTTTATCGTCTCAGTCTCGAAGATCATCCGTTTTACTTGATTGCTACTGACGGTGGTGCGATCGCCGAACCTGTCGAGCTAAAAGAACTACTGTTATCCCCTGGCGAACGCGCAGAAGTATTAGTTCGAGGCGATCGCACTCCCGAACAATATCGATTGCTAAATTTACCTTACGATCGAGGCGGATTTGCGATGATGGGTGGCATGAATAATGGTGGCATGATGATGGGTAATCCTGTAACTGGATCTAGCACAACCCAAGTTATTGCTACAATCGCTTATAAAGACTCGTTGGCAAATCCACTTCCATTACCACAAAAACTTATTCCTGTTGAAATATTACCTCAACCAGTCAAAACTCGCCGTATCGAAATGTCAATGGCAATGGGAACAGGAATGGGGATGCAAATGACATTTCTACTTAATGGCAAAACCTTTGATATGAATCGAGTGGATACTGCCGTCAAATTAGGGACTACTGAAGATTGGGAGATTGCAAACGTAGATCCTGATGGTATGGAACACTCGTTTCATTTACACATAAATCCTTTCCAAGTCATTGATCGCAATGGCAAGCCAGATCCCTACCGATCATGGAAAGATACGCTACGAGTTGGTGGCAAGGAAACAGTACGGATTCGGATTCCGTTCCGCGATTTTGCGGGGAAAACTGTATATCACTGTCATGTACTTGATCATGAAGATCTTGGCATGATGGGGATTGTGGATATGGAAGCATAG
- a CDS encoding IS5 family transposase, whose translation MKEKYQVRNWAEYNAGLKQRGSLTFWISEEVIESWLNQTLSGKRGASNDYSDIAIATFITVKAVYQQAGRQTQGLLVSLFALMGIDLPVPDHSTVSRRTASLIVTLPVIPKEEAVHLVVDSTGIKVYGEGEWKTRQHGISKRRTWRKLHLGADESTGEILAAVVTTNDCHDGEVLADILEGIDAEIAQVSADGAYDHRHCYDEIVQHGAKAVIPPRKDAKIWQHGNTNAPHHPRDQNLRYIRKHGRKKWKRDSGYHRRSLAETTMFRFKKIFGATLCSRTFDNQAVELFIKCAALNRMIQLAKPLSSPVTR comes from the coding sequence ATGAAAGAGAAATATCAGGTTCGCAACTGGGCAGAGTATAACGCAGGGCTGAAACAAAGAGGAAGTCTAACCTTTTGGATTAGCGAAGAAGTAATCGAAAGCTGGTTAAATCAAACATTAAGTGGGAAACGGGGTGCATCAAATGATTACAGTGACATAGCAATAGCGACATTTATCACAGTCAAAGCGGTATATCAACAAGCAGGGAGACAAACACAAGGATTATTAGTGTCACTATTTGCCTTGATGGGAATAGATTTGCCAGTGCCAGACCACAGCACCGTATCAAGACGGACAGCAAGTTTAATCGTGACCTTACCAGTAATCCCCAAAGAGGAAGCAGTGCATTTAGTAGTTGATTCGACAGGGATCAAAGTTTACGGCGAAGGGGAATGGAAAACACGGCAGCATGGGATTAGTAAGAGACGGACATGGCGCAAATTACACCTTGGAGCCGATGAATCAACAGGAGAAATACTGGCTGCGGTTGTCACCACGAATGATTGCCACGATGGTGAAGTACTCGCCGATATTCTCGAAGGGATCGATGCTGAAATCGCTCAAGTTTCCGCAGATGGAGCTTACGACCATCGCCATTGTTATGACGAGATTGTTCAACATGGCGCTAAAGCTGTGATTCCTCCCCGCAAAGATGCCAAAATCTGGCAGCATGGCAATACCAATGCGCCTCACCATCCCCGTGACCAAAACCTGCGCTATATCCGTAAACATGGGCGTAAAAAATGGAAACGTGACTCAGGTTATCATCGACGTTCTTTAGCAGAAACCACGATGTTTCGTTTCAAAAAAATCTTTGGTGCTACTTTATGTTCTCGAACATTTGACAATCAGGCGGTTGAGTTGTTCATCAAATGTGCTGCTCTTAATCGCATGATTCAACTTGCTAAACCTCTCTCCTCTCCTGTTACTCGTTAA
- a CDS encoding efflux RND transporter permease subunit yields MLSSIIKWAIARRWLVIVGAMILSIWIFRTIVQMPLDVFPPFAPPQVEIQTEAAGLAPEEVESLVTLPIESAINGTAGVSAVRSSSAASISVVRVIFNWGTDIYQARQLVTERLQSARSKLPASVETPQIAPISSPIGTIITYAFTSQNNDLMETRRLVDWQVTNRLLAVPGVAQVIVFGGDVRQYQVLVAPEKLQAFNVSLQDVSDAVAAANVNAPGGYLITPDREKLIRGIGRIEDIEDLKQSVIKARNGVPVRISDVADVKIGAAVKRGDASVNTQKAVVAIINKQPQADTPTVTRAVEAAMNELKVGLPTSIQVETTFLQEAYIDASIENVKEALVEGSIIVALVLIPFLMNWRNLAVCLAALPLSLLIGVLALNWLGQGLNTMTLGGLAVAIGSAVDDAIVDAENVYRCLRENKHSDNPRPVLEVVFDGCQEVRDSVFGATIITIVVFSPIFALTGVEGSIFIPMGLGYLAAVLASSFVALTVTPALCAILLPHGHLPEREPWVARFFKKLYLPLIKFAMRRSQIIIAIAAASLLISAIVVPSFGRIFLPEFQEQSLVNTLLLYPGSSLEATNSAGSVLENKLKDNPNFRNIQVRSGRAEGDADAAGVNLAHVDVELSEVGMKDRKASIDLLRQEFGKVIGAAPNVGGFISHRMDEVLSGVRSAIAVKIFGADLAQLRILGQQVNDVMRSVEGVVDLQLEPQIPVEQVQIQFDRMGAARYGLTVGKLSETIEIALNGLVVSQVLEQQQTFDLVVWLKPEARKSIDTIGNLMVDTSDGNKIPLAQVAKLIDGKGANTINRENVSRLLVVAANAQGRDLRSVVSDIQAKVKEQIQIPTGYYIQYAGQFEAEGRASQNILLFSAIAFVAITVIMYLSVKSIASTVMIMINLPLALVGGVIAVALTGRVLSIASLVGFVTLFGVATRNGLLLVDNYNTKFASGMPLKDLLIQGSMERLNAILMTAFTSALGLAPLVVAGGAGKELLQPLSIVVLGGLFTSTALTLLVLPALYSQFGKYLIPKPK; encoded by the coding sequence ATGCTGAGTTCCATTATTAAATGGGCGATCGCCCGCCGTTGGTTGGTGATTGTCGGAGCGATGATTCTTAGTATTTGGATATTTCGTACGATTGTCCAAATGCCTTTGGACGTATTCCCTCCCTTTGCACCACCGCAAGTTGAAATTCAAACTGAAGCCGCAGGATTAGCACCCGAAGAAGTGGAATCACTGGTGACATTGCCCATTGAGAGCGCGATTAATGGCACTGCTGGAGTGAGTGCGGTGCGGTCTTCGAGTGCTGCTAGTATCTCAGTGGTGCGCGTAATTTTTAATTGGGGAACTGATATTTATCAAGCGAGACAGTTGGTAACAGAGCGATTACAGTCGGCTCGGAGTAAATTGCCAGCATCAGTGGAGACTCCACAAATTGCTCCTATTAGTTCGCCTATCGGCACAATTATTACCTATGCGTTTACATCGCAAAATAATGACTTAATGGAAACGCGGCGACTTGTGGATTGGCAAGTTACAAATCGCTTGTTAGCCGTACCAGGAGTAGCACAGGTAATTGTTTTTGGTGGTGATGTGCGGCAATATCAAGTGCTTGTTGCTCCTGAAAAGCTACAAGCCTTTAATGTCTCACTTCAGGATGTATCAGATGCCGTGGCGGCGGCGAATGTGAATGCTCCAGGGGGATATTTGATTACGCCCGATCGCGAAAAATTGATTCGCGGTATTGGGCGCATTGAGGATATTGAAGATCTCAAACAATCAGTAATTAAGGCTCGTAATGGTGTGCCTGTAAGGATTAGCGATGTTGCTGATGTAAAAATTGGTGCGGCGGTGAAGCGTGGGGATGCCAGTGTCAACACCCAGAAGGCAGTAGTGGCAATCATCAATAAACAGCCGCAAGCGGATACGCCCACCGTCACCCGTGCCGTAGAAGCTGCGATGAATGAGTTGAAAGTAGGATTGCCCACAAGTATTCAAGTTGAAACTACTTTCCTTCAAGAGGCTTACATTGATGCATCGATTGAAAATGTCAAGGAAGCATTAGTCGAAGGCAGTATTATTGTGGCGCTGGTTTTAATTCCATTTTTGATGAATTGGCGAAACTTAGCCGTATGTTTAGCAGCTTTGCCTTTGTCTTTGTTGATTGGAGTGTTAGCGCTCAACTGGCTAGGACAAGGTTTAAATACAATGACCTTGGGTGGTTTAGCGGTGGCGATCGGCTCGGCAGTGGATGATGCGATTGTTGATGCCGAGAATGTGTACCGATGCCTCCGCGAAAATAAGCATTCCGACAATCCTCGCCCCGTTTTAGAAGTGGTTTTTGATGGCTGTCAGGAAGTCCGCGATTCCGTATTTGGAGCCACGATTATCACGATTGTGGTGTTTTCACCGATCTTTGCGCTCACGGGTGTGGAAGGTAGCATTTTTATTCCGATGGGTTTGGGTTACTTAGCCGCAGTATTAGCATCTAGTTTTGTGGCGCTTACGGTTACGCCTGCTCTCTGTGCCATTTTGCTGCCTCACGGACATTTACCCGAACGGGAACCTTGGGTAGCGCGATTTTTCAAAAAACTATATTTACCGCTCATCAAATTTGCGATGCGCCGATCGCAGATAATCATTGCGATCGCGGCGGCAAGCTTGCTCATATCAGCGATCGTTGTGCCATCCTTTGGGCGCATCTTTTTGCCAGAATTTCAGGAACAGTCTCTGGTTAATACCTTACTGCTCTACCCCGGCTCATCCCTAGAAGCAACCAATAGCGCAGGCTCAGTCCTAGAGAATAAGCTAAAAGACAATCCCAACTTCCGCAATATTCAAGTGCGTTCGGGAAGAGCAGAAGGTGATGCCGATGCCGCAGGGGTGAACTTGGCGCATGTTGATGTGGAGTTGAGTGAAGTTGGCATGAAAGATCGAAAAGCAAGTATCGATTTATTGCGCCAAGAGTTTGGGAAGGTGATCGGTGCTGCGCCTAATGTGGGTGGATTTATTTCGCACCGCATGGATGAAGTGTTGTCAGGGGTCAGAAGTGCGATCGCTGTCAAAATATTTGGTGCAGATTTAGCGCAACTGCGGATACTTGGACAGCAGGTAAATGATGTGATGCGATCGGTTGAAGGTGTAGTCGATCTGCAACTTGAACCGCAGATTCCAGTGGAGCAAGTGCAGATTCAGTTTGATCGCATGGGGGCGGCAAGGTATGGATTAACTGTGGGTAAGCTTTCGGAAACCATTGAAATAGCGCTGAATGGTCTAGTGGTTTCTCAAGTTTTAGAGCAGCAGCAAACTTTTGATCTAGTTGTGTGGCTCAAGCCTGAAGCCCGCAAGAGTATAGATACCATCGGTAATTTAATGGTTGATACATCCGATGGTAATAAAATTCCCCTAGCTCAAGTAGCAAAGCTGATCGACGGGAAGGGAGCAAATACAATTAATCGTGAGAATGTCTCTCGATTGCTGGTGGTCGCTGCCAATGCACAGGGGCGAGATTTGCGATCGGTGGTCAGTGATATTCAGGCAAAAGTCAAAGAGCAGATCCAAATCCCTACGGGTTACTACATCCAATATGCAGGACAATTTGAAGCTGAAGGAAGAGCATCTCAGAATATTTTGCTGTTTAGCGCGATCGCCTTTGTTGCCATCACCGTAATCATGTATCTTTCGGTGAAATCCATCGCATCCACAGTGATGATTATGATCAATCTACCTTTAGCCTTAGTAGGCGGCGTGATTGCCGTAGCACTAACGGGAAGAGTTTTGTCGATCGCTTCATTAGTCGGATTTGTGACCTTGTTTGGAGTTGCTACTCGCAATGGTTTATTGTTAGTCGATAACTACAACACCAAATTTGCATCGGGAATGCCCCTAAAAGATTTGCTGATTCAAGGCTCAATGGAACGACTTAACGCGATTCTGATGACTGCTTTCACTTCAGCATTAGGATTAGCACCATTAGTCGTAGCAGGTGGTGCGGGGAAGGAGTTATTACAACCATTATCAATTGTCGTTTTGGGGGGACTGTTCACATCTACCGCCTTAACTTTGTTAGTATTACCAGCTTTGTACTCTCAATTTGGAAAGTACCTGATTCCCAAACCCAAGTAG
- a CDS encoding DUF305 domain-containing protein translates to MNFTKLNILSHSLGLVAIISIATGALAACSTTTPETSASTSTVAIKPSSKPAAETAMPNMDNTHNMSNMHMTMDLGPADANFDLRFIDGMIPHHKGAVEMAKEAQQKSQRPEIKKLADEIITAQAKEITELQTWRKQWYPNVSNKPMAHNAQMGHMMEMSDEQMKGMMMSQDLGAKDAEFDLRFINAMIPHHESAVIMAKDALAKSTRPEIKKLAQDIISSQQAEIKQMQEWKQAWYKK, encoded by the coding sequence ATGAATTTCACTAAATTGAACATCCTATCTCACAGTTTGGGTCTAGTAGCAATTATCTCGATTGCAACTGGAGCTTTAGCAGCCTGTTCCACAACAACTCCAGAAACATCTGCTTCTACTTCTACTGTTGCGATTAAACCTAGCTCTAAGCCTGCGGCTGAGACGGCAATGCCTAACATGGATAATACGCATAATATGAGCAATATGCATATGACAATGGATTTAGGACCAGCCGATGCTAATTTTGACCTTCGATTTATTGATGGTATGATTCCGCATCACAAAGGTGCAGTTGAAATGGCAAAAGAAGCTCAACAAAAATCACAGCGTCCTGAAATTAAAAAACTAGCCGATGAGATCATTACCGCTCAAGCTAAAGAGATTACTGAACTACAGACTTGGCGTAAGCAATGGTATCCCAATGTTAGCAACAAGCCAATGGCACATAATGCTCAAATGGGACATATGATGGAGATGAGCGATGAACAAATGAAAGGCATGATGATGAGCCAAGACTTAGGGGCGAAAGATGCTGAATTTGATCTACGCTTTATCAATGCAATGATTCCCCATCATGAGAGTGCGGTGATAATGGCGAAAGATGCTTTAGCTAAGTCAACTCGTCCCGAAATCAAGAAGCTTGCACAGGATATTATTTCTTCTCAGCAAGCAGAAATCAAACAAATGCAAGAATGGAAGCAAGCTTGGTATAAAAAATAA
- a CDS encoding F510_1955 family glycosylhydrolase — translation MNDQKPNNQESGKLKEPQDSSRSGMKMMMVMMIACCAIPIALIFFTGGSLGWWLGRSNQQTSSTQPTTQPSNLQTSPKLADNVTLTPAQNWQTDNHIHGLTVNPENPNIIYVASHNGLLQRSEAGQWFLVGKDRSDYMGFTSDRTNGQRFYSSGHPAIGGNLGFRISENGGEDWQFISMEGVDFHVLGISPSNPKVLYGWASSGAKGLFVSSDSGKTWTQPKMTGLTDAPFDLVVDPEKPDRVFATTRSGIFESVNRGDDWTAIGETQTSPILALNLVKQGDRIVMYCYRFDKLNSGIYLSNDEGKNWEKLWLETDGVIVKLAVAPSNSQILYAANEKNQVFQSQDAGKTWKALN, via the coding sequence ATGAATGATCAGAAGCCAAATAATCAGGAAAGCGGAAAATTGAAAGAACCGCAAGATTCCAGTAGGTCTGGGATGAAAATGATGATGGTGATGATGATCGCGTGTTGTGCTATTCCGATCGCTTTGATCTTTTTTACAGGAGGAAGTTTAGGTTGGTGGCTAGGACGCTCTAACCAACAAACATCTAGCACTCAGCCAACTACTCAACCAAGCAATCTCCAAACATCGCCAAAGTTGGCTGATAATGTCACGCTAACTCCTGCCCAAAATTGGCAAACAGATAACCACATTCATGGATTAACCGTTAACCCTGAAAACCCAAATATTATCTATGTGGCAAGTCATAATGGATTGCTACAACGTTCTGAAGCAGGACAGTGGTTTTTAGTGGGTAAAGACCGATCCGACTATATGGGTTTTACTAGCGATCGCACTAACGGTCAACGCTTTTACTCTAGCGGACATCCTGCTATTGGCGGCAATCTTGGCTTTCGCATCAGTGAGAATGGAGGTGAAGATTGGCAGTTTATCTCAATGGAAGGAGTGGATTTTCATGTTTTAGGTATCTCTCCTAGTAATCCTAAAGTTCTTTATGGTTGGGCTAGTTCGGGTGCAAAAGGTTTATTTGTCAGTTCCGATAGTGGTAAAACTTGGACTCAACCTAAGATGACAGGACTAACGGATGCTCCTTTCGATCTAGTTGTCGATCCTGAGAAGCCCGATCGCGTCTTTGCGACCACTCGTTCAGGTATATTTGAGAGCGTAAATCGTGGTGATGACTGGACTGCGATCGGTGAAACTCAAACTTCGCCAATTCTGGCTTTGAATTTAGTTAAGCAAGGCGATCGCATAGTCATGTACTGCTATCGCTTTGACAAATTAAATTCTGGTATCTATCTTAGTAATGATGAAGGTAAGAACTGGGAGAAACTTTGGTTAGAAACTGATGGAGTGATCGTCAAGCTAGCAGTCGCTCCTAGCAATTCCCAAATTCTTTATGCTGCCAACGAAAAGAATCAAGTTTTTCAATCTCAAGATGCTGGCAAAACTTGGAAAGCACTGAACTGA